In Notamacropus eugenii isolate mMacEug1 chromosome 1, mMacEug1.pri_v2, whole genome shotgun sequence, one genomic interval encodes:
- the LOC140526606 gene encoding olfactory receptor 1J4-like → MERDNETNVSEFLLLGLPIRPQQQVLFYFLFLSMYLTTLFGNLLIILLIRLDSCLHTPMYFLLSHLAFTDLCFSSVTTPKMLVNMQTGSQTISYNGCISQMYFFIFLTDLDSFLLTAMAYDHYVAICHPLHYTTVMSKELCILLVLGSWILSCAHSLTHILPLALLSFCADNTIAHYFCDLAALLKLSCSDISLNELLIFTVGVAIIIVPFTCVLVSYIRILATVLKIPSAKRIFKALSTCGSHLSVVSYYGTILGQYFFPSSSNSNIKDIIFSMMYTVVTPMLNPFIYSLRNRDINGALKKVLMRRIPV, encoded by the exons ATGGAAAGAGACAATGAGACGAATGTCTCTGAATTCCTCCTCCTAGGACTTCCCATCAGACCACAACAACAGGTGTTGTTCTACTTCCTATTCCTGAGTATGTATCTCACCACGCTGTTTGGGAACCTGCTTATCATCTTGCTGATCAGATTAGACTCTTGCCTCCATACCCCTATGTATTTCCTCCTCAGCCACTTGGCCTTCACTGATCTCTGTTTCTCTTCAGTGACCACCCCTAAGATGCTGGTGAACATGCAGACAGGAAGTCAGACCATTTCCTACAATGGCTGCATCTCACAGATGTATTTCTTCATATTCCTTACTGATCTTGACAGCTTCCTGCTCACTGCAATGGCTTATGATCATTATGTTGCCATCTGCCACCCTCTCCACTATACCACTGTCATGAGTAAGGAACTATGCATCCTACTGGTGCTTGGATCCTGGATCCTCTCCTGTGCCCACTCTTTGACCCACATACTTCCCCTGGCCCTACTGTCCTTCTGTGCAGACAACACCATAGCCCACTACTTCTGTGACTTGGCTGCTTTGCTCAAGCTATCCTGCTCAGATATCTCCCTCAATGAACTACTGATATTCACTGTCGGAGTAGCAATAATTATAGTGCCATTTACATGTGTCCTTGTCTCTTACATCCGTATTCTTGCTACTGTCCTGAAGATACCTTCTGCCAAGAGGATCTTCAAAGCTTTATCAACCTGTGGCTCCCATCTCTCTGTGGTGTCATATTATGGGACAATCCTTGGTCAGtactttttcccctcctccagtAACTCTAATATCAAAGACATCATTTTTTCTATGATGTATACAGTGGTTACTCCCATGCTGAACCCTTTTATCTACAGTCTGAGGAACAGGGATATTAATGGGGCCCTGAAGAAAGTCCTTA TGAGGAGGATTCCTGTCTAA